DNA from Kitasatospora acidiphila:
GCCGCGCCACACCACCCGCACCACCACCCGCCGCCGGCTCCCCCACCACCGACCGCGCAGCACCCCCCGACCCACGCCCCCCAGCCCGGCGCCCTCGCGCCGAACCCTCCGCGGTCCACTCCCCAATCGGCCGCGCCACACCACCCGCACCACCACCCGCCGCCGGCTCCCCCACCACCGACCGCGCACGCGGTGCGCGCGAGCCGGCCGGGCCGGTCAGCTCGGCCGGTCGGGCCGGTGCGTCGACCACCCAGTCCGGGCGCTCCCCCTCGTGCTCGCCCTTGGTCTCGACGTCCCAGTCCGACCAGTCCGGGCGTTCCCCCTCACCCGGACCCCGCTTGCTCCGCATCGCTATTGCCCGATCAGGCCTTGGCCGCCGCCGCCTTCTTGGCGGTGCTCTTGGTCGCCGTGGCAGTGATCGGCTTGACCGCGCCGTCGGCCGCCTCGGCAGCCGGCTCCGCACCGTCCGCCGGCGCGTCCGGGTCGACGCCGATGCCCAGCTTGCCCTTGATCTTCTGCTCGATCTCCGTGGCCAGCTCCGGGTTGTCCCGCAGGAAGTTGCGGGCGTTCTCCTTGCCCTGGCCCAGCTGGTCGCCCTCGTAGGTGTACCAGGCACCGGCCTTGCGGATGAAGCCGTGCTCGACACCCATGTCGATCAGGCCGCCCTCCCAGCTGATGCCGTGGCCGTAGAGGATGTCGAACTCGGCCTGCTTGAACGGCGCGGCCACCTTGTTCTTGACCACCTTGACCCGAGTGCGGTTGCCGACCGCCTCGGTGCCGTCCTTCAGGGTCTCGATCCGGCGGATGTCCAGCCGGACCGAGGCGTAGAACTTGAGCGCCCGGCCACCGGTGGTGGTCTCCGGGGAGCCGAACATCACGCCGATCTTCTCGCGCAGCTGGTTGATGAAGATCGCGGTGGTGTTCGCCTGGTTCAGCGCACCGGCGATCTTGC
Protein-coding regions in this window:
- the recA gene encoding recombinase RecA, encoding MAGTDREKALETALAQIERQFGKGSVMRLGDQARTPIDVIPTGSTALDVALGVGGLPRGRVIEIYGPESSGKTTLTLHAAANAQKLGGTVAFVDAEHALDPEYARKLGVDTDALLVSQPDTGEQALEITDMLIRSGAIDLIIIDSVAALVPRAEIEGEMGDSHVGLQARLMSQALRKIAGALNQANTTAIFINQLREKIGVMFGSPETTTGGRALKFYASVRLDIRRIETLKDGTEAVGNRTRVKVVKNKVAAPFKQAEFDILYGHGISWEGGLIDMGVEHGFIRKAGAWYTYEGDQLGQGKENARNFLRDNPELATEIEQKIKGKLGIGVDPDAPADGAEPAAEAADGAVKPITATATKSTAKKAAAAKA